The genomic window CATTTTAGCGAGTGTGGTGGTTCAGAAGTTCGCCCGATTTTTCCTGCGAGTCCTTCCAGCGAACTTCTGAACCTGAACCACACTAGAATCATGGATTTACCAGTATCCTCTCGAATCCAAAGTCAGCTACGAAGCGCGCTGCACGATGAGGCGGACTTTGGATTCGGGACACTAGTCCTGCCAAGGCGTGTCGGCAGCTTCAGCTTTGGTGCGGCCCGCGCATGAGCTTCATGGCGTCTTCGACATGTCGCCAGGCTTTAGCCAGTTCGACCTTGCCTTCCTTTTCACACGCAATGGCCTTCTCAGCAGCTTCCGCTATTGCCTGAGGACCGTGTGCCTCAAGCAACTGCCGCGCATACTCGTGGATTTCGGTTTCTCGCACGGCGTCATGCTCCTCTCGTTCAGCGGCGGCCCAATTCCAGCCGGGCCTCCGAACCACGGATGTTGACACCTATCAAGCCCGCGCAGTCTGCATCTTGATGCAGCGCGTTTGCAAGGGCCCGTTCCGGGATATGGCTCGCCGAAACCACCGATGGTCAAAGTCACTCCGCTCCGCCCGATCTTGGACCGAGATGGGTGAGCAGATCCGTCGGCAGTGGAAAGACAATGGTTGAGGACCGCTCGCTCGCGATATCGTGCAGGGCTGCGAAATACCGTAACTGCATCGCCTGCGGTTCCCGGGACAGAAGCTCGCCAGCCTCGACAAGCTTTTCGGCCGCTTGCTGCTCGCCCATCGCATTGATCACCTTCGCTCGCCGTAACCGCTCGGCCTCAGCCTGCTTGGCGATCGCGCGGACCATGCTTTCGTTGAGATCGACATGCTTGATCTCGACATTGGTCACCTTGATCCCCCAGGCGTCGGTCTGCTGATCGAGAATCTCCTGAATATCAGCATTGAGCCGATCCCGTTCCGCCAGCAGCTCATCGAGCTCGTGTTTACCGAGGACCGAACGCAGCGTGGTCTGCGCCAGTTGGCTGGTCGCGACCATAAAATCCGCGACCTTGATAATCGCTCGTTCCGGATCGACGATGCGAAAGTAGAGGACTGCATTGACCTTAACCGAAACATTATCGCGTGTGATCACATCCTGCGGCGGCACGTCCTGCACGACGACCCGCAGATCGGCCTTCACCATCTGCTGCGCGAACGGAATGAGGATGATGAGACCGGGGCCCCTCACCCCGGTAAAGCGCCCCAGCGTGAAAACGATGCCGCGCTCATATTCTCTCAAGATGCGAATCGCCGCCGCAAGAAACATGACCACGACCACGACGAGAAGAAGGTAGCTCAGATAGTCCAACATCATCACACGCCTCCTTCGCTGACAGTTCGTGCTGACCGCCGCCGCACCACAAGAGTCAGATCCTTGATACCGGCCACCTCGACCGTCTCTCCAGGCGCAAGTGCTTCCGCCCCGTGGGCCTGCCAACGTTCACCCTGGGCGAAGACATGACCTTCGCTGCCGGACCAGTCGAGAACTTCGGCGGTGAGACCGCGCATGGCCTGCCCCCCGACCCGTGCCGGGTTTCTACGGGCGCGCCAGAGCGAGCCGAGCACGACAACAGTCAGGCTAAAGATCATCGCTGCCGCGATGACGACAACTATCCATGACAGCCGGTAGCCGGGGGCCTCGATCTTGAAGAGCATGGCAGCCCCGAGAACAAACGCAGCAACCCCGCCCAGGCCGAGAACCACCGTCGGGTTGAAGGTTTCGACGATCAGGAAGGCGATCCCGAGCACGATCAAGGCGAGGCCGGTGTAGTTGATTGGCAGCATGTTGAGGGCAAAGAGGCCGAGAAGCAGGCAAATCGCGCCGATCACGCCGGGTGCGATGGCGCCCGGAGTGGAGAACTCAAAGATCAAACCGTAGATGCCGACGATCAACAGGATGAAAGCAACGTTGGGATCGGTGATGACGGACAGAAACCGGATCAGCCAGCCGGGATCGAGACGCTCAACTGTCAGGCTCTTTGTCGCCAGTTTCCGCACATCACCACCTGCGAGTTCGACCGTGCGACCGTCGATCTGCTGAAGCAGTTCTGTCGGGTTGCGGGCGACGAGGTCGATGACCTTCGCCTCCAATGCGCCGCTGGCGGAAAGACTGGCCGCTTCGCGCACCGCTTTCTCGGCCCAATCGGCGTTGCGCCTACGTAGTTCGGCGAGGCTGCGGATCAACGCGACCGCGTCGTTCGTCGCCTTCTCTGCCATGGCGTCCTTCGACGCAGGCTGCTGTGCATCGCCTTTCTTGTCCTTGCCATCCTTGCCTGGCAGACCCGGCAGCGGTCCACCGATCTGCACCGGCGTCGCGGCGCCCAGATTGGTGCCTGGCGCCATGGCCGCGATATGCGTCGCATAAAGGATGTAGGTGCCCGCGCTGGCGGCATGAGCGCCGGATGGAGCAACGTAGCCAATAACTGGAGCAGAGGATCCAAGCACGTCAGCAATGATCTCGCGCATGCTGGTAACGAGGCCGCCCGGCGTGTTCAGACGCAGGATCACGACTTCGGCCGACCGCTCGCGCGCCGTCGTCAGCCCCTCCTTCACGTATCTGGCGGTTGCCGGACCGATCGCTCCGTCGATCTCGATCATCAGCGCGGGTCTGCCGCTCTCCTCCGCTGATAGGAGCGCGGGAGAGGCAAATTGGACAGCCGCAGCAATCGCCGCAACAAGGGCCGCCTGCACCATCTTCACGGTACGACTCCCTAATAAGGCAATATCTGGGGGTGTTCTTCCCGCACCTCAAGATGACTAGTGTGGTGGTTCAGAAGTTCGCTCCATTTTCCCCGCGAGTTCTTCCAGCGAACTTGTGAACCTAAACCACACGAGTGCCGCGGATTTGAAGTTCTTCCGCGTGAAGCCGCAAGTTCGATGAAGAACTTCAAATCCAAAAGCGGCACTCAAATCATAGGCTTGCTAGTGTCCCTTTGATTCCGAAGTTCGCATCCGAGCAAGCCGCAAGCCTTTGCGAACTTCGGAATCAGGACACTAGAATCATAAATTTACTTGTGTCCTATCGAATCCAAAGTTCGCTACGGAGCGCGCGGCACGATGAGGCGAACTTTGGATTCGGGACACTAGCCCGCTGCAGGTCAAACATCGGTCTCAGGGACAGATCGAAACAGTTCTCGGCCATTCGGAAAGGGCCCGCTCCGGGATCGGCTGATCTTTCTTCTTCGGTGAAAGCCGGACTGAGAGCTCGCAAAATCGCTCTCTTAACAGGGAGAATGGTCACCGATGGCTGACGCGCTGACGACCAGGCGAACGTTGCGGGCGTGCTTACCGCCGCCGCGCGTTGGCGTCGCTCGGATTCGGTGGGCGCTGATCGCTGTTGCTCGACCCGAACAGCACGCGGGTCGGATTGCGATCGAAATTGTTCACCGCGCGGCTGATATCCGCCAGCGTACGGCGGCTGTCACTGATCAGGATGCGACCATCGCTGATCAAGCCTGCGGAACGCTTATCGAGATTTTCGGCCAGTTCGCGGAACGACTTAGCCGCGAGCTGCAGCTCGCCCTCTTTGCCATCCTTGCTACCCATCAGGGCATCGACGCCCGCCATGATGCTGTCGATGCGTGCCGAGTTGCTGGCGAGGCTCTTTGAGAAGGCCTCGAGGTTGCCCATGCTGACGCGCAAGGCTTCCTGATTATCGGTCACCAGCTTGTTGACGTTCTGCAGCGTGGCGCGCACCGCTTCGCCGATATCCTGAATGGCGTTCGGATCTGCCATCAGTGTCGGCACACCGTCGTCGGCCACTGGCACACCACCCGCTTCAATCGAACCGCCCTTTAACGATATCGACGACACGCCAGTGAGACCGGCGAACTCAAGGCCGACCAGCGAGTCCTTGCGAATGGGCGCCGACTTGTCGACGTTGGTGATCACCACCACGCGCTTGGGGTCGTCAAGCTTGATTGAGGTCACCTCACCGATCTTGATGCCGTTGAAATTGACGTTACCGCCGGTCCGCAGACCTGAGGCGGCGCCCTCGAAGACAATGCGCAGCGGTGTCCGCTGGGCCGCGGCGCCGAGGTTCTGGAACCAGAAAACGAAGCCGAACGCGGCTGCCACCACAGCCAACGTGAACGCCCCGATCAGGACGAAATTCGCCTTCGTTTCCATCAACTTAACTCCAAAACCTACGCAACTACGGCCCGGGCGCGCTTGCCATGAAAATAGGCCCGCAGCCAAGGGTGCTGCGAGGCCAGCATATCGTCCATCGTGCCGACTAAAAGAACCTTGCGATCGCCCAACACTGCGATGCGATTGCAGGCTGTTTTAAGGCTGTCGAGGTCATGCGTTACCATAAAAACGGTCAGCCCTAAAGTGCGCTGCAGGGTCATCACGAGTTGGTCGAAATCCCCGGCGCTGATCGGATCAAGGCCTGAGGTCGGCTCGTCCAGAAACACGATCTCGGGATCCAAAGCGAGCGCGCGCGCCAGCGCCACGCGCTTGATCATGCCTCCCGACAATTCCGACGGATACCGCTCGGCCACCTCGGGCTTGAGGCCCACCATCGCGAGCTTGGCGATGGCAATCTCGTCCAGCAGCCGTTCCGAAACCTTCATGAACTCGCGGACCGGAAACTGAATATTCTGTCGCACGTTCAGCGATGAGAACAGCGCGCCATGCTGAAACAGCACACCCCACCGCCGCTCGACCGCGCGACGCTGGTCTTCGTTGGCCGCATCCATATCGACACCGAACACCTCGACACGTCCGCTGACTTTCGGGATCAGACCAATGATGGTGCGCGTCAGCACCGATTTGCCCGCGCCCGATGCACCGACAAAGCCGAGGATTTCGCCGCGACGGACATCGAGATCGAGATGGTCGAGGATCAGATTGTTGTTCAGCCTGACGGTGAGATCCCTCACCCGGATGATCGCATCGTCCGAATATGCAGCCATCGCCTGTCCTAAATATTGATCGCCGCGAAGAAGATCGCGAACACACCGTCCATGACGATGACGAAGAAGATCGATTTCACCACCGACGCCGTGGTGTGCTGGCCGAGCGACTCTGCGCTGCCCTTCACCGCTGCGCCTTCGACGCAGGCGACGATGCCGATCACCAGCGCCATGAACGGCGCCTTGATCATGCCGACGGCAAAGTGACTGATGGAAATCGCTTCCTTGAGGCGGGCGAGGAACGATTCCGGCTGCACGCCACCATAACCCCACGCCACCAGACCGCCGCCGTAAAGCGCCGCCATGCCCCCGAGGAAGGCTAGGATCGGCATGGAGATGACGAGCGCAATGATGCGCGGCAGGATCAATA from Nitrobacteraceae bacterium AZCC 1564 includes these protein-coding regions:
- a CDS encoding hypothetical protein (product_source=Hypo-rule applied), with amino-acid sequence MSTSVVRRPGWNWAAAEREEHDAVRETEIHEYARQLLEAHGPQAIAEAAEKAIACEKEGKVELAKAWRHVEDAMKLMRGPHQS
- a CDS encoding regulator of protease activity HflC (stomatin/prohibitin superfamily) (product_source=COG0330; cath_funfam=3.30.420.110; cog=COG0330; pfam=PF01145; smart=SM00244; superfamily=117892; transmembrane_helix_parts=Inside_1_4,TMhelix_5_27,Outside_28_254), with protein sequence MMLDYLSYLLLVVVVVMFLAAAIRILREYERGIVFTLGRFTGVRGPGLIILIPFAQQMVKADLRVVVQDVPPQDVITRDNVSVKVNAVLYFRIVDPERAIIKVADFMVATSQLAQTTLRSVLGKHELDELLAERDRLNADIQEILDQQTDAWGIKVTNVEIKHVDLNESMVRAIAKQAEAERLRRAKVINAMGEQQAAEKLVEAGELLSREPQAMQLRYFAALHDIASERSSTIVFPLPTDLLTHLGPRSGGAE
- a CDS encoding membrane-bound serine protease (ClpP class) (product_source=KO:K07403; cath_funfam=3.90.226.10; cleavage_site_network=SignalP-noTM; cog=COG1030; ko=KO:K07403; pfam=PF01957; superfamily=141322,52096; transmembrane_helix_parts=Outside_1_255,TMhelix_256_278,Inside_279_284,TMhelix_285_304,Outside_305_308,TMhelix_309_326,Inside_327_332,TMhelix_333_351,Outside_352_360,TMhelix_361_383,Inside_384_461), encoding MKMVQAALVAAIAAAVQFASPALLSAEESGRPALMIEIDGAIGPATARYVKEGLTTARERSAEVVILRLNTPGGLVTSMREIIADVLGSSAPVIGYVAPSGAHAASAGTYILYATHIAAMAPGTNLGAATPVQIGGPLPGLPGKDGKDKKGDAQQPASKDAMAEKATNDAVALIRSLAELRRRNADWAEKAVREAASLSASGALEAKVIDLVARNPTELLQQIDGRTVELAGGDVRKLATKSLTVERLDPGWLIRFLSVITDPNVAFILLIVGIYGLIFEFSTPGAIAPGVIGAICLLLGLFALNMLPINYTGLALIVLGIAFLIVETFNPTVVLGLGGVAAFVLGAAMLFKIEAPGYRLSWIVVVIAAAMIFSLTVVVLGSLWRARRNPARVGGQAMRGLTAEVLDWSGSEGHVFAQGERWQAHGAEALAPGETVEVAGIKDLTLVVRRRSARTVSEGGV
- a CDS encoding phospholipid/cholesterol/gamma-HCH transport system substrate-binding protein (product_source=KO:K02067; cog=COG1463; ko=KO:K02067; pfam=PF02470; superfamily=64518; transmembrane_helix_parts=Inside_1_6,TMhelix_7_29,Outside_30_280), which produces METKANFVLIGAFTLAVVAAAFGFVFWFQNLGAAAQRTPLRIVFEGAASGLRTGGNVNFNGIKIGEVTSIKLDDPKRVVVITNVDKSAPIRKDSLVGLEFAGLTGVSSISLKGGSIEAGGVPVADDGVPTLMADPNAIQDIGEAVRATLQNVNKLVTDNQEALRVSMGNLEAFSKSLASNSARIDSIMAGVDALMGSKDGKEGELQLAAKSFRELAENLDKRSAGLISDGRILISDSRRTLADISRAVNNFDRNPTRVLFGSSNSDQRPPNPSDANARRR
- a CDS encoding phospholipid/cholesterol/gamma-HCH transport system ATP-binding protein (product_source=KO:K02065; cath_funfam=3.40.50.300; cog=COG1127; ko=KO:K02065; pfam=PF00005; smart=SM00382; superfamily=52540), translating into MAAYSDDAIIRVRDLTVRLNNNLILDHLDLDVRRGEILGFVGASGAGKSVLTRTIIGLIPKVSGRVEVFGVDMDAANEDQRRAVERRWGVLFQHGALFSSLNVRQNIQFPVREFMKVSERLLDEIAIAKLAMVGLKPEVAERYPSELSGGMIKRVALARALALDPEIVFLDEPTSGLDPISAGDFDQLVMTLQRTLGLTVFMVTHDLDSLKTACNRIAVLGDRKVLLVGTMDDMLASQHPWLRAYFHGKRARAVVA